One stretch of Euphorbia lathyris chromosome 7, ddEupLath1.1, whole genome shotgun sequence DNA includes these proteins:
- the LOC136235734 gene encoding putative disease resistance protein At3g14460 isoform X3 yields MLKKIYVVLDDAEEKQLIDPMVKIWVSELRDLAYDVEDVIDDFATEDVVVKPLISSSNGSRVRKLMPSCFDGMNKKARLLSRVEGITARLERITSEKCVLNLQESGGGRGRRVRERQPTTSLVNEAKVYGREEDQKAVVQLLNAQVSGLGICVVPINGMGGIGKTTLAQLIFNDAALSFDFKAWVSVGEDFDVIGITKTIIRVEGCDADDLDSLQVKLKEVLSGKKFLIILDDVWSENYDDWTLLCGPFVAGAPGSRIIITTRNEGVSLMMGNVPAYLLKELSNDDCLAVFAEHALGAKNFDAHSSLEEIGEQIVKRCQGLPLAAKALGGLLRGKLDRKMWEQVLNSKIWDLPEVKSGILPALRLSYHHLPSHLKRCFAYCAIFPKDYMFDKKELILLWMAEGFLRRSEELKPTYELGLQYFDDLLSRSFFQQSNSKKLRYVMHDLIRNLALSVNAEICFSLDDKLQATTSSKAKVRHSSFSRHVCDISQRFEVFYEMMNLRTLLALPIMPSSYHQVSDKMLHDLVPRLRCLMVLSLAGYCIEELPSSIGSLKHLRYLNLSYTGLTKLPESISRLFNLQTLKLRGCQKLTELPRGISNLINLQYLDIRDTDSLQEMPPLVGNLTNLKTLPKFVVGKGHGLGISELMKLTHLQGELHITGLHNVGNIRDSELVNLKEKQNIDSLTLEWTDSLNGVQNEQQVLASLHPHRNLGELSVKFYSGTKFPLWLGDPKFTQMKHLELKSCKIMSLPPLGQLPLLRKLSIEGMDGVKEVGVEFFGVGSPSSKAFPSLESLIITNMVEWEQWFCEEPRQVFPNLCELRMRNCPKLFGKLPKFLPSLKNLEICDCPRLTELPEILPSLTKMKVEKCQEMLLRNAHGLISLTALEIRRISNLVSLHELLLPALVALEDLDIVDCHELMHLWPDVSNIAKLASMRRLCIQECENLESLVEGHEGILPCNLQVLIIEKCRNLNKLPNGLQSLAYLRVLRISSCGKLMSFPAEGLPSCLRDLSIRNCDSLVSLPEGIIHHGSDINEMSHLKKLAIEGCPSLAPFPYGKFPDSLRTLTICYCSNQLLELQNGRLSHLTYLEIKDCHELECFPQGGLAIPTLIYFTISRCENLKYLPDEMQNLVSLLCFEIHDCGNIMSFPRGLPPNLTTFRISGCKNLSQPISEWGLHRMTCLKRLSIKDTSATADVICFPDADGLLLPTSLTLLWIDGLKNLKSISRGLQNLTSLESLWIWDCPKLHCLPKEGLPATLAYIEIISCPLLEKRCSRKKGDYWPIIAHIPCIITGSTMPLNPWFMSNYLVQTWGHA; encoded by the coding sequence ATGCTGAAGAAAATTTATGTTGTTCTTGATGATGCAGAGGAGAAGCAGTTGATTGACCCAATGGTGAAAATATGGGTATCCGAGCTTAGAGACTTGGCTTATGATGTGGAAGATGTAATTGATGACTTTGCTACTGAGGATGTGGTGGTGAAACCTTTGATTAGCAGCAGTAACGGTAGCCGGGTACGAAAACTTATGCCTAGTTGTTTTGATGGCATGAATAAAAAAGCTAGACTGCTTTCCAGAGTGGAAGGAATCACTGCACGATTGGAGAGGATCACTTCAGAGAAATGTGTGCTGAATCTACAAGAGAGTGGTGGGGGGAGAGGCAGGCGTGTGAGAGAACGACAACCCACAACGTCATTGGTCAATGAAGCAAAGGTTTATGGAAGAGAAGAAGATCAGAAGGCTGTAGTTCAGTTGTTGAATGCTCAAGTAAGCGGGTTAGGAATTTGTGTCGTTCCCATAAATGGAATGGGGGGTATAGGGAAGACTACTCTAGCTCAACTCATTTTCAATGATGCTGCACTAAGTTTTGATTTTAAAGCTTGGGTTTCTGTGGGTGAAGATTTTGATGTTATTGGGATAACTAAAACAATTATTCGGGTGGAAGGTTGTGACGCTGATGATCTAGATTCCCTTCAAGTAAAACTGAAGGAGGTTTTATCTGGAAAGAAATTTTTGATCATCTTAGATGATGTTTGGAGTGAAAATTATGATGATTGGACTCTGCTTTGTGGTCCTTTTGTAGCTGGGGCTCCAGGAAGTAGAATTATTATCACAACTCGAAATGAAGGTGTTTCGTTAATGATGGGTAATGTTCCGGCTTATCTTCTAAAGGAGTTGTCGAATGATGATTGTCTGGCTGTCTTTGCTGAACATGCTTTGGGAGCAAAAAATTTTGATGCACACTCAAGCTTGGAGGAGATAGGAGAACAAATTGTTAAGAGGTGCCAAGGATTGCCTTTGGCAGCTAAGGCCCTTGGAGGCCTCTTGCGAGGGAAACTAGACCGTAAAATGTGGGAACAAGTGTTGAACAGCAAGATATGGGATTTACCTGAGGTGAAAAGTGGTATTCTTCCTGCCTTAAGGTTAAGTTACCATCATCTTCCTTCCCATTTGAAAAGATGCTTCGCGTATTGTGCAATATTTCCAAAAGACTACATGTTTGACAAGAAAGAGTTGATTTTACTTTGGATGGCTGAGGGTTTTCTTCGACGATCAGAGGAATTGAAGCCAACTTACGAACTAGGCCTCCagtattttgatgacttattatCAAGATCATTTTTTCAGCAGTCTAATAGCAAGAAATTGCGATATGTGATGCATGACTTGATAAGGAACCTTGCTTTGTCTGTAAATGCTGAAATATGCTTTAGCCTGGATGACAAGCTACAAGCAACAACAAGTTCAAAGGCAAAGGTGCGTCATTCATCATTTTCTCGGCATGTTTGTGACATCTCTCAAAGATTTGAAGTCTTTTATGAAATGATGAATTTGCGTACTCTATTGGCATTACCGATCATGCCATCATCTTATCACCAAGTAAGTGATAAGATGCTGCATGACTTGGTTCCCAGATTAAGATGCTTAATGGTGCTATCTTTAGCTGGTTATTGTATTGAGGAGCTACCAAGTTCTATTGGTTCCTTAAAGCATTTGCGGTACCTTAATTTGTCTTATACTGGTCTTACAAAGTTACCTGAATCAATTAGTAGGCTCTTCAACCTCCAAACTCTGAAATTACGCGGGTGTCAGAAGCTTACAGAGTTACCTAGAGGTATCAGCAATCTTATAAACCTGCAATATCTTGATATTAGGGACACTGATAGTTTGCAGGAGATGCCACCACTAGTAGGTAATTTGACAAACCTCAAGACCTTGCCTAAGTTTGTTGTAGGAAAAGGTCATGGACTTGGGATTTCGGAATTGATGAAATTAACTCATCTTCAAGGGGAGCTTCATATTACAGGGTTGCATAATGTGGGGAATATTAGAGATTCAGAGCTGGTCAACCTAAAGGAGAAGCAGAATATTGATTCATTAACCTTGGAATGGACTGATAGTCTAAATGGTGTGCAAAATGAACAGCAGGTCCTCGCGTCTTTACATCCTCATCGAAATCTAGGAGAGCTTTCTGTTAAGTTCTATAGCGGAACAAAATTCCCATTGTGGTTAGGTGACCCCAAATTCACTCAAATGAAGCATCTTGAGCTCAAAAGTTGTAAAATTATGTCTCTACCGCCACTTGGGCAGCTGCCATTACTTAGAAAGTTGAGCATAGAAGGCATGGATGGAGTGAAAGAAGTGGGTGTTGAGTTCTTCGGGGTTGGTTCTCCTTCTTCTAAAGCTTTTCCATCTTTGGAGTCACTGATCATAACGAATATGGTGGAGTGGGAGCAGTGGTTTTGTGAAGAGCCTAGACAAGTATTTCCCAATCTGTGTGAGCTTAGAATGAGAAATTGTCCAAAATTGTTTGGGAAATTACCCAAGTTCCTCCCTTCCTTGAAAAATCTTGAAATTTGTGACTGCCCGCGGTTAACTGAGTTGCCTGAAATCCTGCCATCTCTTACCAAAATGAAAGTTGAAAAATGCCAAGAGATGCTTCTTAGAAATGCACATGGTCTAATTTCCCTTACAGCATTGGAAATCCGGAGAATCTCAAATCTTGTAAGTCTACATGAATTGCTTTTACCGGCTTTGGTTGCACTCGAAGATCTGGATATTGTAGATTGCCATGAACTAATGCACTTGTGGCCAGATGTAAGTAACATAGCCAAGCTCGCTAGCATGAGACGGTTATGCATACAGGAGTGTGAGAACCTGGAGTCATTAGTAGAGGGACATGAAGGAATTTTACCGTGCAATCTTCAAGTTTTGATCATAGAGAAGTGTAGAAACTTGAACAAGCTACCAAATGGGCTGCAAAGCCTTGCATATCTCCGAGTCTTGAGAATCAGTAGCTGTGGAAAACTCATGTCCTTTCCTGCAGAAGGTTTGCCTAGTTGTCTTAGAGATCTCAGTATCAGGAATTGCGATTCTTTAGTTTCTCTACCCGAGGGTATCATACATCATGGCAGTGATATCAATGAGATGTCTCATCTTAAGAAGCTGGCTATTGAAGGATGTCCATCACTCGCACCGTTTCCTTATGGCAAGTTCCCTGATTCACTTAGAACTCTTACAATTTGTTATTGCTCAAACCAATTGTTAGAGTTGCAAAATGGTAGGCTTTCTCATCTTACATACTTAGAAATAAAAGACTGCCATGAGCTAGAATGTTTCCCACAAGGCGGATTAGCCATTCCAACTCTTATCTACTTTACAATTTCGAGGTGCGAAAATTTGAAGTATCTGCCTGATGAGATGCAAAACCTGGTATCACTTCTATGTTTTGAGATACATGATTGTGGAAATATAATGTCCTTCCCAAGAGGTTTGCCACCAAACTTAACTACTTTCCGAATAAGCGGTTGCAAGAATCTGAGTCAGCCAATATCAGAATGGGGACTACATAGAATGACCTGTCTAAAACGACTATCGATTAAAGACACGAGCGCAACTGCAGATGTGATTTGCTTTCCTGATGCTGATGGTCTGTTACTTCCAACTTCTCTAACCTTGCTTTGGATAGATGGgcttaaaaatttgaaaagcaTATCCAGGGGACTCCAAAACCTCACCTCTCTTGAAAGTTTATGGATTTGGGACTGCCCCAAACTCCATTGCTTGCCAAAGGAGGGTCTCCCAGCTACTCTTGCATATATAGAAATTATATCATGTCCTCTTCTCGAAAAACGGTGCTCGAGAAAGAAAGGAGATTATTGGCCCATTATTGCTCACATCCCCTGCATCATTACAGGTTCAACAATGCCCTTAAACCCATGGTTTATGTCAAATTACTTGGTACAGACTTGGGGTCATGCCTAA
- the LOC136235734 gene encoding putative disease resistance protein At3g14460 isoform X1: MEVVSTIGGAILSASLQALFDKLDSHGLLIYTHKGKVVAEIEKWKSMLKKIYVVLDDAEEKQLIDPMVKIWVSELRDLAYDVEDVIDDFATEDVVVKPLISSSNGSRVRKLMPSCFDGMNKKARLLSRVEGITARLERITSEKCVLNLQESGGGRGRRVRERQPTTSLVNEAKVYGREEDQKAVVQLLNAQVSGLGICVVPINGMGGIGKTTLAQLIFNDAALSFDFKAWVSVGEDFDVIGITKTIIRVEGCDADDLDSLQVKLKEVLSGKKFLIILDDVWSENYDDWTLLCGPFVAGAPGSRIIITTRNEGVSLMMGNVPAYLLKELSNDDCLAVFAEHALGAKNFDAHSSLEEIGEQIVKRCQGLPLAAKALGGLLRGKLDRKMWEQVLNSKIWDLPEVKSGILPALRLSYHHLPSHLKRCFAYCAIFPKDYMFDKKELILLWMAEGFLRRSEELKPTYELGLQYFDDLLSRSFFQQSNSKKLRYVMHDLIRNLALSVNAEICFSLDDKLQATTSSKAKVRHSSFSRHVCDISQRFEVFYEMMNLRTLLALPIMPSSYHQVSDKMLHDLVPRLRCLMVLSLAGYCIEELPSSIGSLKHLRYLNLSYTGLTKLPESISRLFNLQTLKLRGCQKLTELPRGISNLINLQYLDIRDTDSLQEMPPLVGNLTNLKTLPKFVVGKGHGLGISELMKLTHLQGELHITGLHNVGNIRDSELVNLKEKQNIDSLTLEWTDSLNGVQNEQQVLASLHPHRNLGELSVKFYSGTKFPLWLGDPKFTQMKHLELKSCKIMSLPPLGQLPLLRKLSIEGMDGVKEVGVEFFGVGSPSSKAFPSLESLIITNMVEWEQWFCEEPRQVFPNLCELRMRNCPKLFGKLPKFLPSLKNLEICDCPRLTELPEILPSLTKMKVEKCQEMLLRNAHGLISLTALEIRRISNLVSLHELLLPALVALEDLDIVDCHELMHLWPDVSNIAKLASMRRLCIQECENLESLVEGHEGILPCNLQVLIIEKCRNLNKLPNGLQSLAYLRVLRISSCGKLMSFPAEGLPSCLRDLSIRNCDSLVSLPEGIIHHGSDINEMSHLKKLAIEGCPSLAPFPYGKFPDSLRTLTICYCSNQLLELQNGRLSHLTYLEIKDCHELECFPQGGLAIPTLIYFTISRCENLKYLPDEMQNLVSLLCFEIHDCGNIMSFPRGLPPNLTTFRISGCKNLSQPISEWGLHRMTCLKRLSIKDTSATADVICFPDADGLLLPTSLTLLWIDGLKNLKSISRGLQNLTSLESLWIWDCPKLHCLPKEGLPATLAYIEIISCPLLEKRCSRKKGDYWPIIAHIPCIITGSTMPLNPWFMSNYLVQTWGHA, from the coding sequence ATGGAAGTTGTGAGTACAATTGGAGGTGCTATTCTCTCTGCTTCATTGCAGGCCTTGTTTGACAAGTTGGATTCTCATGGCTTGTTGATATATACACACAAAGGAAAAGTCGTTGCTGAAATAGAGAAGTGGAAGAGCATGCTGAAGAAAATTTATGTTGTTCTTGATGATGCAGAGGAGAAGCAGTTGATTGACCCAATGGTGAAAATATGGGTATCCGAGCTTAGAGACTTGGCTTATGATGTGGAAGATGTAATTGATGACTTTGCTACTGAGGATGTGGTGGTGAAACCTTTGATTAGCAGCAGTAACGGTAGCCGGGTACGAAAACTTATGCCTAGTTGTTTTGATGGCATGAATAAAAAAGCTAGACTGCTTTCCAGAGTGGAAGGAATCACTGCACGATTGGAGAGGATCACTTCAGAGAAATGTGTGCTGAATCTACAAGAGAGTGGTGGGGGGAGAGGCAGGCGTGTGAGAGAACGACAACCCACAACGTCATTGGTCAATGAAGCAAAGGTTTATGGAAGAGAAGAAGATCAGAAGGCTGTAGTTCAGTTGTTGAATGCTCAAGTAAGCGGGTTAGGAATTTGTGTCGTTCCCATAAATGGAATGGGGGGTATAGGGAAGACTACTCTAGCTCAACTCATTTTCAATGATGCTGCACTAAGTTTTGATTTTAAAGCTTGGGTTTCTGTGGGTGAAGATTTTGATGTTATTGGGATAACTAAAACAATTATTCGGGTGGAAGGTTGTGACGCTGATGATCTAGATTCCCTTCAAGTAAAACTGAAGGAGGTTTTATCTGGAAAGAAATTTTTGATCATCTTAGATGATGTTTGGAGTGAAAATTATGATGATTGGACTCTGCTTTGTGGTCCTTTTGTAGCTGGGGCTCCAGGAAGTAGAATTATTATCACAACTCGAAATGAAGGTGTTTCGTTAATGATGGGTAATGTTCCGGCTTATCTTCTAAAGGAGTTGTCGAATGATGATTGTCTGGCTGTCTTTGCTGAACATGCTTTGGGAGCAAAAAATTTTGATGCACACTCAAGCTTGGAGGAGATAGGAGAACAAATTGTTAAGAGGTGCCAAGGATTGCCTTTGGCAGCTAAGGCCCTTGGAGGCCTCTTGCGAGGGAAACTAGACCGTAAAATGTGGGAACAAGTGTTGAACAGCAAGATATGGGATTTACCTGAGGTGAAAAGTGGTATTCTTCCTGCCTTAAGGTTAAGTTACCATCATCTTCCTTCCCATTTGAAAAGATGCTTCGCGTATTGTGCAATATTTCCAAAAGACTACATGTTTGACAAGAAAGAGTTGATTTTACTTTGGATGGCTGAGGGTTTTCTTCGACGATCAGAGGAATTGAAGCCAACTTACGAACTAGGCCTCCagtattttgatgacttattatCAAGATCATTTTTTCAGCAGTCTAATAGCAAGAAATTGCGATATGTGATGCATGACTTGATAAGGAACCTTGCTTTGTCTGTAAATGCTGAAATATGCTTTAGCCTGGATGACAAGCTACAAGCAACAACAAGTTCAAAGGCAAAGGTGCGTCATTCATCATTTTCTCGGCATGTTTGTGACATCTCTCAAAGATTTGAAGTCTTTTATGAAATGATGAATTTGCGTACTCTATTGGCATTACCGATCATGCCATCATCTTATCACCAAGTAAGTGATAAGATGCTGCATGACTTGGTTCCCAGATTAAGATGCTTAATGGTGCTATCTTTAGCTGGTTATTGTATTGAGGAGCTACCAAGTTCTATTGGTTCCTTAAAGCATTTGCGGTACCTTAATTTGTCTTATACTGGTCTTACAAAGTTACCTGAATCAATTAGTAGGCTCTTCAACCTCCAAACTCTGAAATTACGCGGGTGTCAGAAGCTTACAGAGTTACCTAGAGGTATCAGCAATCTTATAAACCTGCAATATCTTGATATTAGGGACACTGATAGTTTGCAGGAGATGCCACCACTAGTAGGTAATTTGACAAACCTCAAGACCTTGCCTAAGTTTGTTGTAGGAAAAGGTCATGGACTTGGGATTTCGGAATTGATGAAATTAACTCATCTTCAAGGGGAGCTTCATATTACAGGGTTGCATAATGTGGGGAATATTAGAGATTCAGAGCTGGTCAACCTAAAGGAGAAGCAGAATATTGATTCATTAACCTTGGAATGGACTGATAGTCTAAATGGTGTGCAAAATGAACAGCAGGTCCTCGCGTCTTTACATCCTCATCGAAATCTAGGAGAGCTTTCTGTTAAGTTCTATAGCGGAACAAAATTCCCATTGTGGTTAGGTGACCCCAAATTCACTCAAATGAAGCATCTTGAGCTCAAAAGTTGTAAAATTATGTCTCTACCGCCACTTGGGCAGCTGCCATTACTTAGAAAGTTGAGCATAGAAGGCATGGATGGAGTGAAAGAAGTGGGTGTTGAGTTCTTCGGGGTTGGTTCTCCTTCTTCTAAAGCTTTTCCATCTTTGGAGTCACTGATCATAACGAATATGGTGGAGTGGGAGCAGTGGTTTTGTGAAGAGCCTAGACAAGTATTTCCCAATCTGTGTGAGCTTAGAATGAGAAATTGTCCAAAATTGTTTGGGAAATTACCCAAGTTCCTCCCTTCCTTGAAAAATCTTGAAATTTGTGACTGCCCGCGGTTAACTGAGTTGCCTGAAATCCTGCCATCTCTTACCAAAATGAAAGTTGAAAAATGCCAAGAGATGCTTCTTAGAAATGCACATGGTCTAATTTCCCTTACAGCATTGGAAATCCGGAGAATCTCAAATCTTGTAAGTCTACATGAATTGCTTTTACCGGCTTTGGTTGCACTCGAAGATCTGGATATTGTAGATTGCCATGAACTAATGCACTTGTGGCCAGATGTAAGTAACATAGCCAAGCTCGCTAGCATGAGACGGTTATGCATACAGGAGTGTGAGAACCTGGAGTCATTAGTAGAGGGACATGAAGGAATTTTACCGTGCAATCTTCAAGTTTTGATCATAGAGAAGTGTAGAAACTTGAACAAGCTACCAAATGGGCTGCAAAGCCTTGCATATCTCCGAGTCTTGAGAATCAGTAGCTGTGGAAAACTCATGTCCTTTCCTGCAGAAGGTTTGCCTAGTTGTCTTAGAGATCTCAGTATCAGGAATTGCGATTCTTTAGTTTCTCTACCCGAGGGTATCATACATCATGGCAGTGATATCAATGAGATGTCTCATCTTAAGAAGCTGGCTATTGAAGGATGTCCATCACTCGCACCGTTTCCTTATGGCAAGTTCCCTGATTCACTTAGAACTCTTACAATTTGTTATTGCTCAAACCAATTGTTAGAGTTGCAAAATGGTAGGCTTTCTCATCTTACATACTTAGAAATAAAAGACTGCCATGAGCTAGAATGTTTCCCACAAGGCGGATTAGCCATTCCAACTCTTATCTACTTTACAATTTCGAGGTGCGAAAATTTGAAGTATCTGCCTGATGAGATGCAAAACCTGGTATCACTTCTATGTTTTGAGATACATGATTGTGGAAATATAATGTCCTTCCCAAGAGGTTTGCCACCAAACTTAACTACTTTCCGAATAAGCGGTTGCAAGAATCTGAGTCAGCCAATATCAGAATGGGGACTACATAGAATGACCTGTCTAAAACGACTATCGATTAAAGACACGAGCGCAACTGCAGATGTGATTTGCTTTCCTGATGCTGATGGTCTGTTACTTCCAACTTCTCTAACCTTGCTTTGGATAGATGGgcttaaaaatttgaaaagcaTATCCAGGGGACTCCAAAACCTCACCTCTCTTGAAAGTTTATGGATTTGGGACTGCCCCAAACTCCATTGCTTGCCAAAGGAGGGTCTCCCAGCTACTCTTGCATATATAGAAATTATATCATGTCCTCTTCTCGAAAAACGGTGCTCGAGAAAGAAAGGAGATTATTGGCCCATTATTGCTCACATCCCCTGCATCATTACAGGTTCAACAATGCCCTTAAACCCATGGTTTATGTCAAATTACTTGGTACAGACTTGGGGTCATGCCTAA